One genomic window of Cupriavidus oxalaticus includes the following:
- a CDS encoding NAD(P) transhydrogenase subunit alpha, translated as MEMVNHTVINLIIFVLAIYVGYHVVWTVTPALHTPLMAVTNAISAIIIVGAMLAAGLTEGATGRIMGTLAVALAAVNVFGGFLVTQRMLEMFKKKEPKAKAAEPKQALAREGA; from the coding sequence ATGGAGATGGTGAACCACACGGTGATCAACCTGATCATCTTCGTGCTGGCAATCTACGTGGGCTACCACGTGGTCTGGACGGTCACGCCAGCCCTGCATACGCCGCTGATGGCGGTAACCAACGCAATCTCGGCCATCATCATCGTCGGCGCGATGCTCGCCGCGGGCCTGACCGAAGGCGCCACGGGCCGCATCATGGGCACGCTGGCGGTGGCACTGGCCGCGGTCAACGTGTTCGGCGGCTTCCTGGTCACCCAGCGCATGCTGGAAATGTTCAAGAAGAAGGAGCCGAAGGCCAAGGCGGCCGAACCCAAGCAGGCACTGGCCAGGGAGGGCGCGTAA
- a CDS encoding NAD(P)(+) transhydrogenase (Re/Si-specific) subunit beta, whose amino-acid sequence MAAGLVSMNLVTLLYLVASVCFIQALKGLSHPASARKGNAFGMIGMAIAVVTTLVLIIKLKNEFLAAGTAQSSVGSGLALIFGALVVGGGIGAYVARKVQMTKMPELVAAMHSLIGLAAVFIAVAAVAEPAAFGITPAGSHLIPLGNRIELFIGCFVGAITFSGSVIAFGKLAGRYKFRLFQGAPVVFAGQHWLNLLLAVAMVGFGVIFFMSQDWLPFLIMLAIAFVLGVLIIIPIGGADMPVVVSMLNSYSGWAAAGIGFSLNNPMLIIAGSLVGSSGAILSYIMCRAMNRSFFNVILGGFGGDASAGASAGAQAQRNVKSGSADDAAFLMGNAETVIIVPGYGLAVARAQHALKELTEKLAEKGVTVKYAIHPVAGRMPGHMNVLLAEAEVPYDQVFEMEDINSEFGQADVVLVLGANDVVNPAAKTDPKSPIAGMPILEAYKAKTIIVNKRSMAAGYAGLDNELFYMDKTMMVFGDAKKVVEDMFKAVD is encoded by the coding sequence ATGGCAGCCGGCCTCGTCAGCATGAACCTCGTCACCCTGCTCTACCTGGTGGCCTCGGTCTGCTTTATCCAGGCGCTCAAGGGGCTGTCGCACCCGGCCTCGGCCCGCAAGGGCAATGCCTTCGGCATGATCGGCATGGCGATCGCGGTGGTCACCACGCTGGTCCTGATCATCAAGCTCAAGAATGAGTTCCTGGCGGCCGGCACGGCGCAGTCGTCGGTGGGCTCCGGCCTGGCGCTGATCTTCGGCGCGCTGGTGGTCGGCGGCGGCATCGGCGCCTACGTGGCGCGCAAGGTGCAGATGACCAAGATGCCCGAGCTGGTCGCGGCGATGCACTCGCTGATCGGTCTCGCGGCGGTGTTCATCGCGGTGGCCGCGGTGGCCGAGCCGGCCGCGTTTGGCATCACGCCGGCAGGCTCGCACCTGATCCCGCTGGGCAACCGCATCGAGCTCTTCATCGGCTGCTTCGTCGGCGCCATCACCTTCTCCGGTTCGGTGATCGCCTTCGGCAAGCTGGCCGGGCGCTACAAGTTCCGCCTGTTCCAGGGCGCGCCGGTGGTGTTCGCCGGCCAGCACTGGCTGAACCTGCTGCTGGCGGTGGCGATGGTCGGCTTCGGCGTGATCTTCTTCATGTCGCAGGACTGGCTGCCGTTCCTGATCATGCTGGCGATCGCGTTCGTGCTGGGCGTGCTGATCATCATCCCGATCGGCGGCGCCGACATGCCGGTGGTGGTGTCGATGTTGAACTCGTACTCGGGCTGGGCGGCGGCGGGCATCGGCTTCTCGCTGAACAACCCGATGCTGATCATCGCCGGCTCGCTGGTGGGCTCAAGCGGTGCCATCCTCTCGTACATCATGTGCCGCGCGATGAACCGCTCGTTCTTCAACGTGATCCTGGGCGGCTTCGGCGGCGATGCGTCGGCTGGCGCGTCCGCCGGCGCGCAGGCGCAGCGCAACGTGAAGTCCGGCTCGGCCGACGATGCCGCCTTCCTGATGGGCAACGCCGAGACCGTGATCATCGTCCCCGGCTATGGCCTGGCGGTGGCGCGCGCGCAGCACGCGCTGAAGGAACTGACCGAAAAGCTGGCCGAAAAGGGCGTGACCGTGAAGTACGCGATCCACCCGGTGGCGGGCCGCATGCCCGGCCACATGAACGTGCTGCTGGCCGAGGCCGAGGTGCCGTACGACCAGGTCTTCGAGATGGAAGACATCAACAGCGAGTTCGGCCAGGCCGACGTGGTGCTGGTGCTGGGCGCCAACGACGTGGTCAACCCGGCGGCCAAGACCGATCCCAAGTCGCCGATCGCCGGGATGCCGATCCTGGAGGCGTACAAGGCCAAGACCATCATCGTCAACAAGCGCTCGATGGCGGCCGGCTACGCCGGCCTGGACAACGAGCTGTTCTACATGGACAAGACCATGATGGTGTTCGGCGACGCCAAGAAGGTGGTCGAGGACATGTTCAAGGCGGTCGACTAA
- a CDS encoding response regulator, which yields MTFNPHDRNLSVFHHPVLTVLVDDSKSFIDSLAFQMDASRAVITFTDPREALQWIREAYATRFPGFLPVRVTHDDLTFLTERRTVQLDIDRIYRQIHDVNRFLQPGVIVVDYSMPQMDGLEFCQALQDLPCKTILLTGTADESIAVQGFNHGLIDRYVKKHDSNMVERLDQEIEAMQQAYFATLSRTLRELLTRHSFSFLSDPAMTERVRQLTARYGFVEYYLYPNPAGILLLTAQGHATLMVIETRAGLMSQVESAEAYDAPAALIEGLREGRLIPFFWPGNGMYTPACIDWEQYCLPAERCEGNEEFFYALFDLPRHLLQEPVVSLQGFLADFSRHSEALTGRKRL from the coding sequence ATGACCTTCAACCCGCATGACCGGAACCTGTCGGTCTTCCATCACCCGGTCCTGACCGTCCTGGTCGACGACAGCAAATCGTTCATCGACAGCCTGGCCTTCCAGATGGATGCCTCGCGCGCGGTCATCACCTTTACCGATCCGCGTGAAGCACTGCAATGGATCCGCGAGGCCTATGCCACCCGCTTCCCCGGCTTCCTGCCGGTGCGGGTCACGCATGACGACCTGACCTTCCTGACCGAGCGCCGCACCGTCCAGCTCGACATCGACCGGATTTACCGCCAAATCCACGATGTCAACCGCTTCCTGCAGCCGGGCGTGATCGTGGTGGACTACTCGATGCCGCAAATGGACGGACTGGAGTTCTGCCAGGCGCTGCAGGACCTGCCGTGCAAGACCATCCTGCTGACCGGCACGGCTGACGAAAGCATCGCCGTGCAGGGCTTCAACCACGGGCTGATCGACCGCTACGTCAAGAAGCACGACAGCAATATGGTGGAGCGGCTGGACCAGGAAATCGAGGCCATGCAGCAGGCATACTTCGCCACGCTGTCGCGCACGCTGCGCGAGCTGCTGACGCGGCATTCGTTCTCGTTCCTGTCCGACCCGGCCATGACCGAGCGGGTGCGCCAGCTCACGGCGCGCTACGGCTTTGTCGAGTACTACCTGTACCCCAACCCGGCCGGCATCCTGCTGTTGACTGCGCAAGGCCACGCCACGCTGATGGTGATCGAGACCCGCGCCGGCCTTATGAGCCAGGTGGAATCGGCCGAAGCCTACGATGCGCCCGCCGCGCTGATCGAAGGCCTGCGCGAGGGCCGCCTGATACCGTTTTTCTGGCCGGGCAACGGCATGTACACGCCCGCCTGCATCGACTGGGAGCAATACTGCCTGCCGGCCGAGCGCTGCGAGGGCAACGAAGAGTTCTTCTACGCCCTGTTCGACCTGCCGCGCCACCTGCTGCAGGAGCCGGTGGTCAGCCTGCAGGGCTTCCTGGCCGATTTTTCGCGCCATTCCGAGGCCTTGACGGGGCGCAAGCGCCTCTGA
- a CDS encoding THUMP domain-containing class I SAM-dependent RNA methyltransferase — MTQAFFAPCPRGLEGALAEELREIAARPGMAALAPFTVHQEVPGGVNFSGEMAAAYAVNLHSRIASRVLLRVAARGYRHEDDIYNLARGVRWEQWFSPDESLRVDITAHKSPLRSLNFIALRVKDGVCDAMRERLGARPSVDTVSPDVRVYAHLTERDCTLYLDTTGEPLFKRGWRTEKGEAPLKENLAAGILRLAGWVPGQTFRPFYDPMCGSGTFLIEAAQVALGIAPGGSRSFAFEWLKGVDRKAWQKLKDDAQRARMLASADELQVVGSDISTDMLAITQANWQRAGLPGEARTKQVDARFVQPPYDEPGLLLMNPPYGERIAVRGQRRMAEEEMPRDEVEEAAANQFANAFATTLKQNFAGWQAWVFTGDLGFPRRLRLKESRRTPLYNGNIECRLFRFDMVRGTNRVPQAD, encoded by the coding sequence ATGACCCAAGCCTTTTTTGCCCCTTGCCCGCGCGGCCTGGAGGGCGCCCTCGCCGAAGAACTGCGCGAGATCGCCGCCCGGCCGGGCATGGCCGCGCTGGCGCCGTTCACGGTGCACCAGGAGGTGCCGGGCGGGGTCAATTTCTCCGGCGAGATGGCCGCAGCCTATGCGGTCAACCTGCATTCGCGCATTGCCAGCCGCGTGCTGCTGCGCGTGGCCGCGCGCGGCTACCGGCACGAGGACGACATCTACAACCTGGCGCGCGGCGTGCGCTGGGAGCAGTGGTTCTCGCCGGACGAATCGCTGCGCGTCGATATCACCGCGCACAAGTCGCCGCTGCGCAGCCTGAATTTCATCGCGCTGCGGGTCAAGGACGGCGTCTGCGACGCCATGCGCGAACGCCTCGGCGCGCGCCCGAGTGTCGATACCGTCAGCCCGGATGTGCGCGTCTATGCCCACCTGACCGAGCGCGACTGCACGCTGTACCTGGACACCACCGGCGAGCCCCTGTTCAAGCGCGGCTGGCGCACCGAGAAGGGCGAGGCGCCGCTGAAGGAAAACCTGGCCGCCGGCATCCTGCGCCTGGCGGGCTGGGTCCCTGGGCAGACCTTCCGGCCGTTCTACGACCCGATGTGCGGCAGCGGCACGTTCCTGATCGAAGCCGCCCAGGTGGCGCTGGGCATTGCCCCGGGCGGCAGCCGCAGCTTTGCCTTCGAATGGCTCAAGGGCGTCGACCGCAAGGCGTGGCAGAAGCTCAAGGACGACGCCCAGCGCGCGCGCATGCTGGCCTCGGCGGATGAGCTGCAGGTGGTGGGATCGGACATCTCAACCGACATGCTGGCCATCACGCAGGCCAACTGGCAGCGCGCCGGCCTGCCGGGCGAGGCGCGCACCAAGCAGGTCGATGCGCGCTTCGTGCAGCCGCCCTACGACGAGCCGGGCCTGCTGCTGATGAACCCGCCATACGGCGAGCGCATCGCGGTCCGCGGGCAGCGCCGCATGGCGGAGGAGGAGATGCCGCGCGACGAGGTGGAGGAGGCGGCCGCCAACCAGTTCGCCAACGCCTTTGCCACGACGCTCAAGCAGAACTTCGCGGGCTGGCAGGCGTGGGTCTTTACCGGCGACCTGGGCTTTCCGCGCCGGCTGCGGCTTAAAGAATCGCGCCGCACGCCGCTCTACAACGGCAATATCGAATGCCGGCTGTTCCGCTTTGACATGGTGCGCGGCACCAACCGGGTGCCGCAGGCGGACTGA
- a CDS encoding 2-hydroxychromene-2-carboxylate isomerase: protein MSKLVDYYLTPQSPFVYMGHARFAAMAERHGVQVNLKPCDMGKVFSVSGGLPLAQRPPQRQAYRLVELKRWSAFLDLPLNLEPTFFPVSGDAASKLIIAAQLAHGTARAMQLTGAIGAAVWAQQRNIADAATLAQIADEAGLDGAGLLKASEAQSVQAAYAQNTQDAISAGVFGAPWYVFDGQPFWGQDRLDFLERALAAA, encoded by the coding sequence ATGAGCAAGCTGGTTGACTACTACCTGACGCCGCAATCGCCGTTCGTCTACATGGGCCATGCGCGCTTTGCCGCCATGGCCGAACGCCACGGCGTGCAGGTGAACCTGAAGCCCTGCGACATGGGCAAGGTATTCTCCGTCTCCGGCGGACTGCCGCTGGCGCAGCGCCCGCCGCAGCGCCAGGCTTACCGGCTGGTCGAGCTCAAGCGCTGGAGCGCATTCCTGGACCTGCCGCTGAACCTGGAGCCAACCTTCTTCCCGGTCTCCGGCGACGCGGCCAGCAAGCTGATCATCGCGGCGCAACTGGCGCACGGCACCGCGCGCGCGATGCAGCTGACCGGCGCGATCGGCGCAGCGGTGTGGGCGCAGCAGCGCAATATCGCCGATGCCGCCACGCTGGCGCAGATCGCCGACGAGGCCGGCCTGGATGGCGCTGGCCTGCTCAAGGCCAGCGAGGCCCAGTCGGTCCAGGCGGCCTACGCGCAGAACACGCAGGATGCGATCTCGGCCGGCGTGTTCGGTGCGCCGTGGTATGTGTTCGACGGCCAGCCGTTCTGGGGCCAGGACCGGCTCGACTTCCTCGAGCGCGCGCTCGCCGCCGCTTGA
- a CDS encoding CopD family protein has protein sequence MLWVKALHIVFVVSWFAGLFYLPRIFVNLAMETDAASTQRLLLMARKLFRFMTMLAVPAVVFGLWLYLGYGIGRGTGQGWMHAKLALVLVLIGYHHGCGVLLRKFEGGRNTRSHKFYRWFNELPVLVLLAVVILVVVKPF, from the coding sequence ATGCTCTGGGTCAAAGCGCTGCATATCGTCTTCGTCGTTTCGTGGTTCGCCGGCCTGTTCTACCTGCCGCGCATCTTCGTCAACCTGGCGATGGAGACCGACGCCGCCAGCACCCAGCGCCTGCTGCTGATGGCGCGCAAGCTGTTCCGCTTCATGACCATGCTGGCGGTGCCGGCGGTGGTGTTCGGGCTGTGGCTGTACCTGGGCTACGGCATCGGCCGCGGCACCGGGCAGGGCTGGATGCATGCCAAGCTGGCGCTGGTGCTGGTGCTGATCGGCTACCACCACGGCTGCGGCGTACTGCTGCGCAAGTTCGAAGGCGGGCGCAATACGCGCTCGCACAAGTTTTATCGCTGGTTCAACGAGCTGCCGGTGCTGGTGCTGCTGGCTGTGGTGATCCTGGTGGTCGTCAAGCCGTTCTGA
- a CDS encoding glutamate-5-semialdehyde dehydrogenase, whose translation MNELDLNQYMDRVGRQARAASRAMARASTADKNQALLTIAAAIRRDADKLKAVNARDVERARANGQDAAFVDRLTLSDKAIATMAAGLEQIAALADPIGEISNMKFRPTGIQVGQMRVPLGVIGIIYESRPNVTIDAAALCLKSGNATILRGGSEAIESNTALAALVAEGLAAAGLPPEAVQVIETTDRAAVGRLITMTEFVDVIVPRGGKSLIARLMEEARVPMIKHLDGICHVYIDAAADLDKAVRVCDNAKTQRYAPCNTMETLLVSRDIAATALPPLCRIYQEKGVELRVCPATRATLEAAGFSGLVDAAEEDWRLEYLAPILAIKTVAGLDDAVAHINEYGSHHTDSIITEDYSAGMRFIREVDSASVMINASTRFADGFEYGLGAEIGISNDKLHARGPVGLEGLTSLKYVVFGHGEIRT comes from the coding sequence ATGAACGAGCTCGACCTCAACCAATACATGGACCGCGTCGGCCGCCAGGCCCGCGCGGCGTCGCGCGCGATGGCGCGTGCCTCCACGGCGGACAAGAACCAGGCGCTGCTGACCATTGCCGCCGCCATCCGCCGCGATGCCGACAAGCTCAAGGCCGTCAATGCGCGCGATGTGGAACGTGCCCGCGCCAACGGCCAGGATGCCGCCTTCGTCGACCGCCTGACGCTGTCGGACAAGGCCATTGCCACCATGGCCGCCGGCCTGGAGCAGATCGCCGCGCTGGCCGACCCGATCGGCGAGATCTCAAACATGAAGTTCCGCCCGACCGGCATCCAGGTCGGCCAGATGCGCGTGCCGCTGGGCGTGATCGGCATCATCTACGAGTCGCGCCCCAACGTGACCATCGATGCCGCGGCGCTGTGCCTGAAGTCGGGCAACGCCACCATCCTGCGAGGCGGATCCGAAGCGATTGAATCCAACACCGCGCTGGCCGCGCTGGTGGCAGAGGGCCTGGCCGCCGCCGGCCTGCCGCCGGAAGCCGTGCAGGTGATCGAGACCACCGACCGCGCCGCGGTCGGCCGCCTGATCACCATGACCGAATTCGTCGACGTGATCGTGCCGCGCGGCGGCAAGAGCCTGATCGCGCGCCTGATGGAAGAAGCGCGCGTGCCGATGATCAAGCACCTGGACGGTATCTGCCACGTCTACATCGACGCCGCCGCCGACCTGGACAAGGCCGTGCGCGTCTGCGACAACGCCAAGACCCAGCGCTACGCGCCATGCAACACCATGGAAACGCTGCTGGTGTCGCGGGACATTGCCGCCACCGCGTTGCCGCCGCTGTGCCGCATCTACCAGGAGAAGGGCGTCGAACTGCGCGTCTGCCCGGCCACCCGCGCCACGCTGGAAGCCGCCGGCTTCAGCGGCCTGGTCGATGCCGCCGAGGAAGACTGGCGCCTGGAATACCTGGCCCCGATCCTCGCCATCAAGACCGTCGCCGGCCTGGATGACGCCGTCGCGCATATCAACGAATACGGATCGCACCACACCGATTCGATCATCACCGAGGACTACTCGGCGGGCATGCGTTTTATCCGCGAGGTCGATTCGGCCAGCGTCATGATCAACGCCTCGACCCGCTTCGCCGACGGTTTCGAATACGGCCTGGGCGCGGAGATCGGCATCTCCAACGACAAGCTGCACGCACGCGGCCCGGTCGGGCTGGAAGGGCTGACCTCGCTCAAGTACGTGGTCTTCGGGCACGGCGAGATCCGGACCTGA
- the holA gene encoding DNA polymerase III subunit delta — MQLKLDGLDAHLKQARARGLAPLYVVHGDEHLLVLEAVDRLRATAREAGFSEREVLVAERGFHWGQLVEAQQSMSLFGDRKIVELRIPSGKPGKDGGEALRAVAAQPSPDVVMLVTLPRLDFATSKSAWFQALEGAGVSIKVDTVDRTRLPAWVGERLALQQQRVEGGEPGRRALQFVADKVEGNLLAAHQEIQKLGLLYPPGELSFDQVHDAVLNVARYDVFKLSEAMLSGDVPRLVRMLEGLRGEGEATVLVLWALTEEIRVLSKVRQGLAAGKPAGVLMRELRVWGPRERLVPQAAQRLQLPRLEAALALAARLDRQVKGLYDLPPPGGAPLPAEPWDGLQQLALMIAR, encoded by the coding sequence ATGCAACTCAAGCTCGACGGGCTCGACGCGCACCTGAAGCAGGCCAGGGCCCGCGGCCTGGCGCCGCTGTATGTGGTGCACGGTGACGAGCACCTGCTGGTGCTGGAGGCCGTGGATCGCCTGCGCGCCACGGCGCGCGAAGCGGGGTTTTCCGAGCGCGAGGTGCTGGTGGCCGAGCGCGGCTTCCACTGGGGCCAGCTGGTCGAGGCGCAGCAGTCGATGTCGCTGTTCGGCGACCGCAAGATCGTCGAGCTGCGCATCCCTTCGGGCAAGCCCGGCAAGGACGGCGGCGAGGCGCTGCGCGCGGTGGCGGCGCAGCCGTCGCCGGACGTGGTGATGCTGGTGACGCTGCCGCGGCTGGATTTCGCCACTTCCAAGTCGGCGTGGTTCCAGGCGCTGGAAGGCGCCGGCGTGTCGATCAAGGTCGACACGGTGGACCGCACCCGGCTGCCGGCCTGGGTCGGCGAACGGCTGGCACTGCAGCAGCAGCGCGTCGAGGGCGGCGAGCCTGGGCGGCGCGCGCTGCAGTTTGTCGCCGACAAGGTCGAGGGCAACCTGCTGGCGGCGCACCAGGAAATCCAGAAGCTGGGCCTGCTGTACCCGCCGGGGGAACTGAGCTTCGACCAGGTCCACGACGCGGTGCTGAACGTGGCCCGCTACGACGTTTTCAAGCTGTCCGAGGCGATGCTGTCGGGCGACGTGCCGCGCCTGGTGCGCATGCTCGAAGGGCTGCGCGGCGAGGGCGAGGCGACGGTGCTGGTGCTGTGGGCGCTGACTGAGGAAATTCGCGTATTATCCAAGGTCCGGCAAGGCCTTGCGGCCGGCAAGCCGGCGGGCGTGCTGATGCGCGAACTGCGCGTCTGGGGACCGCGCGAGCGGCTGGTGCCACAGGCCGCGCAGCGGCTCCAGCTGCCCCGGCTGGAAGCGGCGCTGGCACTGGCGGCGCGGCTGGACCGGCAGGTCAAGGGCCTGTACGACCTGCCGCCACCGGGCGGCGCGCCGCTGCCGGCCGAGCCATGGGACGGTTTGCAGCAGCTGGCGCTGATGATTGCGCGCTAG
- the lptE gene encoding LPS assembly lipoprotein LptE: MKRLNMGRRKALAAMLAVPATGLLAGCGFHMRGNSDFAFKRLYIGIPPNSLMGADLRRAIRGGSDTQVVADQKEADALLDVLQDTRTKSILSITTEGVVREYRLTQRFTFRLRDAAGKELIAPSQLVLTRDLTYNEANTLAKDYEEQQLYRDMQRDIVQQLMRRLAAVKAI, encoded by the coding sequence ATGAAGCGACTGAACATGGGCCGCCGCAAGGCGCTCGCGGCGATGCTGGCGGTGCCGGCAACGGGCCTGCTGGCCGGCTGCGGCTTCCACATGCGCGGCAATTCGGACTTCGCGTTCAAGCGGCTCTATATCGGGATCCCGCCCAACTCGCTGATGGGCGCGGACCTGCGCCGCGCCATCCGCGGCGGCTCCGACACCCAGGTGGTGGCCGACCAGAAAGAGGCCGACGCGCTGCTGGACGTGCTACAGGACACCCGCACCAAGTCCATCCTGTCGATCACGACCGAGGGCGTGGTGCGCGAATACCGCCTGACGCAGCGCTTCACCTTCCGCCTGCGCGATGCCGCCGGCAAGGAACTGATCGCGCCGTCGCAGCTGGTGCTGACGCGCGACCTGACCTACAACGAAGCCAACACGCTGGCCAAGGACTACGAAGAGCAGCAGCTGTACCGCGACATGCAGCGCGACATCGTGCAGCAGCTGATGCGCCGGCTGGCCGCGGTCAAGGCCATCTGA
- the leuS gene encoding leucine--tRNA ligase: MQDKYLPSAVEQAAQQHWQAIDAYRVSEHAAGPDGKEKAKFYACSMLPYPSGKLHMGHVRNYTINDVMARYLRMNGNNVLMPMGWDAFGMPAENAALNNGVAPAAWTYDNIAYMKKQMQSMGLAIDWSREVATCSPDYYRWNQWLFLKMLEKGIAYRKTGTVNWDPVDQTVLANEQVIDGRGWRSGAVVEKREIPMYYLRITEYAEELLGDLDGLGWPERVKVMQQNWIGKSVGVRFAFTHDIPGEDGKPINDGKLYVFTTRADTIMGVTFCAVAAEHPLATHAALNNPELAAFIDECKHGSVMEADMATMEKKGMPTGLQVTHPLTGDKVDVWVGNYVLMSYGDGAVMGVPAHDERDFAFANKYSLPIKQVIDVKGQPYSTEAWQEWYGDKENGTCVHSGKYDGLGYQAAVEAIAADLGAMGLGEKKTTWRLRDWGISRQRYWGTPIPLIHCDSCGVVPVPEQDLPVVLPEDLVPDGTGNPLAKDPRFLQCTCPSCGKPARRETDTMDTFIDSCWYYMRYTCPDAATMVDARNDYWMPMDQYIGGIEHAILHLLYARFWTKVMRDLGLVKFDEPFTNLLTQGMVLNETFYREDASGKKHWYNPADVDVQTDERGRPVGAALKADGQPVVIGGIEKMSKSKNNGIDPQALIDQYGADTARLFVMFAAPPEQQLEWSGSGVEGASRFLRRVWNYGYANAAALRDGAGSAITADDAELRREIHGVLRQANYDYQRIQYNTVVSATMKMLNALEDAKTASPAARRECFGILLRVLYPVVPHITHGLWEQLGFAAEAGDLLDAPWPQVDEAALVRSEIELVLQINGKVRGSITVPASADRAAIEAAAAGCETVAKFAEGKAPKKIVVVPGRLVNVVL; the protein is encoded by the coding sequence ATGCAAGACAAATACCTTCCTTCCGCCGTTGAACAAGCCGCCCAGCAGCACTGGCAAGCCATCGACGCCTACCGCGTGTCGGAGCATGCAGCGGGCCCCGACGGCAAGGAAAAGGCCAAGTTCTACGCCTGCTCGATGCTGCCATACCCGTCGGGCAAGCTGCACATGGGCCACGTGCGCAACTACACCATCAACGATGTGATGGCGCGCTACCTGCGCATGAACGGCAACAACGTGCTGATGCCGATGGGCTGGGACGCCTTCGGCATGCCGGCGGAAAACGCCGCGCTGAACAACGGCGTGGCGCCGGCCGCCTGGACCTACGACAACATCGCTTACATGAAGAAGCAGATGCAGTCGATGGGCCTGGCCATCGACTGGTCGCGCGAGGTCGCCACCTGCAGCCCGGACTACTACCGCTGGAATCAGTGGCTGTTCCTGAAGATGCTGGAAAAGGGCATCGCCTACCGCAAGACCGGAACCGTCAACTGGGACCCGGTCGACCAGACTGTGCTGGCCAACGAGCAGGTCATCGACGGCCGCGGCTGGCGCTCGGGCGCGGTGGTGGAAAAGCGCGAGATCCCGATGTACTACCTGCGCATCACCGAGTATGCGGAGGAGCTGCTGGGCGACCTCGACGGCCTGGGCTGGCCCGAGCGCGTCAAGGTAATGCAGCAGAACTGGATCGGCAAGAGCGTGGGCGTGCGCTTCGCCTTCACGCATGACATCCCGGGCGAGGACGGCAAGCCGATCAACGACGGCAAGCTCTACGTCTTCACCACGCGCGCCGACACCATCATGGGCGTGACCTTCTGCGCGGTCGCCGCCGAGCACCCGCTGGCCACGCACGCCGCGCTGAACAACCCCGAACTGGCTGCCTTCATCGACGAATGCAAGCACGGCTCGGTCATGGAAGCCGACATGGCGACCATGGAGAAGAAGGGCATGCCGACCGGGCTGCAGGTCACGCACCCGCTGACCGGCGACAAGGTCGATGTGTGGGTCGGCAACTACGTGCTGATGAGCTACGGCGACGGCGCCGTGATGGGCGTGCCCGCGCACGATGAGCGCGACTTCGCCTTCGCCAACAAGTACAGCCTGCCGATCAAGCAGGTGATCGACGTGAAGGGCCAGCCGTACTCGACCGAAGCCTGGCAGGAATGGTACGGCGACAAGGAAAACGGCACCTGCGTCCACAGCGGCAAGTATGACGGCCTCGGCTACCAGGCCGCGGTGGAAGCCATCGCCGCCGACCTGGGCGCGATGGGCCTTGGCGAGAAGAAGACCACCTGGCGCCTGCGCGACTGGGGCATCTCGCGCCAGCGCTACTGGGGCACGCCGATCCCGCTGATCCACTGCGACAGCTGCGGCGTGGTGCCGGTGCCTGAACAGGACCTGCCGGTGGTGCTGCCCGAAGACCTGGTGCCGGACGGCACCGGCAACCCGCTGGCCAAGGACCCGCGCTTCCTGCAGTGCACCTGTCCGTCGTGCGGCAAGCCCGCGCGCCGCGAGACCGACACGATGGATACCTTCATCGATTCGTGCTGGTACTACATGCGCTATACCTGCCCGGACGCGGCCACCATGGTCGATGCCCGCAACGACTACTGGATGCCGATGGACCAGTACATCGGCGGCATCGAGCACGCGATCCTGCACCTGCTGTACGCGCGCTTCTGGACCAAGGTCATGCGCGACCTGGGCCTGGTCAAGTTCGACGAGCCGTTCACCAACCTGCTGACGCAGGGCATGGTGCTGAACGAGACCTTCTACCGCGAAGACGCCTCGGGCAAGAAGCACTGGTACAACCCGGCCGACGTCGACGTGCAGACCGACGAGCGCGGCCGCCCGGTTGGCGCTGCGCTGAAGGCCGACGGCCAGCCGGTGGTGATCGGCGGCATCGAGAAGATGTCGAAGTCCAAGAACAACGGCATCGACCCGCAGGCGCTGATCGACCAGTACGGCGCCGACACCGCGCGCCTGTTCGTGATGTTCGCCGCGCCGCCCGAGCAGCAGCTGGAGTGGAGCGGCTCGGGCGTGGAGGGCGCCTCGCGCTTCCTGCGCCGTGTGTGGAACTACGGCTACGCCAACGCCGCCGCGTTGCGCGATGGCGCCGGCAGTGCGATCACGGCCGATGACGCCGAGCTGCGCCGCGAGATCCACGGCGTGCTCAGGCAAGCCAACTACGACTACCAGCGCATCCAGTACAACACCGTGGTCTCGGCCACGATGAAGATGCTGAACGCGCTGGAAGACGCCAAGACCGCTTCGCCGGCCGCGCGCCGCGAGTGCTTCGGCATCCTGCTGCGCGTGCTGTACCCGGTGGTGCCGCACATCACCCACGGCCTCTGGGAACAGCTGGGCTTCGCCGCCGAAGCCGGCGACCTGCTCGACGCCCCGTGGCCGCAGGTCGACGAAGCCGCGCTGGTGCGCAGCGAGATCGAACTGGTGCTGCAGATCAACGGCAAGGTGCGCGGCAGCATTACCGTGCCGGCCAGCGCCGACCGCGCCGCGATCGAGGCGGCCGCCGCCGGCTGCGAGACCGTGGCCAAGTTTGCCGAAGGCAAGGCGCCGAAGAAGATCGTGGTGGTGCCGGGCCGGCTGGTGAACGTGGTGCTGTAA